The genomic region CCCGAGGATCGGGTCCCCGGGCACCCGGCCAATTGCGTCGAAATGCATTACTTGCGGCCCTCGGCATCCTTGGCCACTTCGTCGGTGCGCGCAGCCATGATGAAGTCGTTGCGGTGCAGGCCCTTGATGGAGTGGCTCCACCAGGTCACGGTGACCTTGCCCCATTCGGTGAGCAGGCCCGGGTGATGGCCTTCAGCTTCGGAGATCACACCCACGGCGTTGGTGAAGGCCAGGGCAAATTTGAAATTCTTGAACAGGAAGACCTTTTCCAGCTGCATCACGCCGTCGCGTACTTCGATGTTCCAGTCGGGGATCTGCTTGATCAGCACCGGCAATTCTTCGTCGCTGACTTGCGGGGCGTCGGCGCGGCAGGCTTCGCAGTGGGCTTGGTTCAACGTGGTCATGTGGGTATTCCTGAAATCGAGTGTTTGGAAAACGGTCGTCAGTGGCGTCACCCTAAAGCAACGCGGGGCCAGGGAACAGACTCACCTGGCCCGAAAAGCCACAGCTCAAGCCGCTTTGGGCTTGGGCGGAAACTTCGGTGCGTGCAGACCCAGCTGCATCCCGCGTTCAACCATGCCCATGATGTCTTCCTGCGCCACTTCGAACAGGCGCTTGAGGTTGGGCAGGGCGAAGTACAGCGGTTGCAGGATGTCGATGCGATACGGCGTGCGCATTGCTTCCAGCGGGTCGAAGGCTTGGTGCTCAGGTTCGTCCGAGAGGCAGTACACGGTCTCCTTGGGCGAAGACAGGATGCCGCCGCCGTAGATGCGCCGGCCTTCGGGCGTGTCCACCAGGCCGAACTCGATGGTCATCCAGTACAGGCGCGCCAGGTACACGCGCTGTTCCTTGGTGGCGGCAAGGCCGAGCTTGCCGTAGGTGTGGGTGAATTCCGCGAACCAGGGGTTGGTCAGCAGTGGGCAGTGGCCGAAGATCTCGTGAAAGATGTCCGGTTCCTGCAGGTAATCCAGCTCTTCACGGGTACGAATAAACGTCGCCACCGGAAACTGCTTATTGGCGAGCAATTCAAAAAAGGTCTGGAAGGGGATCAGTGCCGGCACCCGGGCGACTTGCCAGCCGGTGGTCTCGGCCAGCACTTTGTTGACTTCCGCCAATTGCGGAATGCGGTCATGGGGCAGGCCGAGCTTGTCGATGCCGTCCAGGTATTCCTGGCAGGCACGGCCCTCGATCACTTTCAGTTGGCGCGTGATCAGGGTGTTCCACACCGCATGTTCTTCGGGCGGGTAGTCGATAAAACCGTTCGCGTCGGGCTCGCGGGCCACGTACTGCGTCTGCTTCATACTGCTCTCCTGCTAGGCATTCGTTCTTGTTATGTCCTGGGATGAGCCTATTGATACGCCGCCTGGACCAGGAATCCATCCTCTTGCGGCACGGGTCTGTAGGAAAAGTTACTGGAATTCGTAAAGTTTTCGTTACGGTTGAGGCGTCTAGTTGTGTATGTGGCGTGTTTTGGGTGTGAATCGCCTCGCGACTGTCACATAATCTTGACGACTATCTGCGCCCAGCGGCAAAAAGACGCAGCGCCTCCACCTCTTCGGGCCTTCACATGCGTATCAAAGTGCATTGTCAGAACCGCATCGGCATCCTGCGGGACATCCTCAACCTGCTGGTGGAGTACGGCGTAAACGTCGCCAAGGGCGAAGTCGGTGGCGAACACGGCAACGCCATTTACCTGTTCTGCCCGAATCTGGTGAACCTGCAATTCCAGGCATTGCGCCCGCAGTTCGAAGCGATTGCCGGGGTGTTTGGCGTCAAGCGGGTTGGGCTGATGCCCAGCGAACGTCGGCACATGGAACTCAACGCGCTGCTGGGAGCGCTGGAGTTTCCGGTGCTGTCCATCGACATGGGCGGCTCCATCGTTGCCGCCAACCGAGCGGCGGCGCAGTTGCTCGGGGTGCGGGTGGATGAGGTGCCGGGCATTCCGTTGTCGCGCTACGCCGAAGACTTCGATTTGCCGGAACTGGTACGGGCCAGCAAGTCGCGGATCAATGGCTTGCGGGTCAAGGTCAAGGGCGATGTGTTCCTGGCCGATATTGCGCCGCTGCAATCCTCTGAACATGACGACAGCGAAGCCATGGCCGGCGCCGTGCTGACCTTGCACCGTGCCGACCGCGTGGGTGAGCGTATCTACAATGTGCGCAAGCAGGAGCTGCGGGGCTTCGACAGCATTTTCCAAAGCTCCAAAGTCATGGCCGCCGTGGTGCGTGAAGCCCGGCGCATGGCACCGTTGGATGCCCCTCTATTAATAGAAGGCGAAACCGGCACCGGCAAAGAGTTGCTGGCCCGCGCCTGCCACCTGGCCAGCCCGCGCGGGCAGTCGCCGTTGATGGCGCTCAACTGCGCCGGTTTGCCGGAGTCCATGGCCGAGACCGAGTTGTTCGGGTATGGCCCCGGTGCTTTTGAAGGGGCGAGGGCGGAGGGCAAGTTGGGGCTGCTGGAGCTGACGGCGGGCGGCACGTTGTTTCTCGATGGCGTCGGGGAAATGAGTGCGCGGCTGCAAGTGAAGTTGCTGCGCTTTCTGCAGGACGGGTGCTTTCGCCGGGTAGGCAGTGATGAAGAGGTGTACCTGGACGTGCGGGTGATCTGCGCGACGCAGGTGGACCTTTCCGAGCTGTGCGCCCGGGGCGAATTTCGCCAGGACCTTTACCACCGTCTCAATGTGCTCTCGCTGCATATCCCGCCGCTGCGCGAATGCCTGGATGGTTTGCCGCCGCTGGTGGAGCACTTCCTGGATCAGGCCAGCCGGCAGATCGGCTGCCCGCTGCCCAAGCTGGCGCCTGCGGCGATGGATCGCCTCAGCCATTACCACTGGCCGGGAAATGTGCGGCAGTTGGAGAACGTGCTGTTCCAGGCGGTTTCGCTGTGTGAGGGCGGCACGGTCAAGGCTGAGCACATTCGCCTGCCGGACTATGGCGTGCGCCAGCCGCTGGGGGATTTTTCCCTGGAAGGCGGGTTGGAGGAGATCGTCGGACGCTTCGAGAAGGCGGTGTTGGAGCAGCTGTATGCCGAGCATCCCAGCAGTCGACTGTTGGGCAAGCGGCTGGGCGTATCTCACACCACCATTGCCAACAAGTTGCGCGACTACGAAGTCGTCAAAGCCGAACGCGGTTAAACCTGTGGGAGCGGGCTTGCTCGCGAATGCGGTAGGTCAGTCGGTACATAGGGTGACTGACACTCCGCATTCGCGAGCAAGCCCGCTCCCACATGGGTTCTTTGTCGGTCTTGATACCTGCACTTGCCGTTAGCGGCATAAGTCCGCCGTTTTTTCGACTCTCTTCCTACTGCCCTAAGCTGCTACCTGCCGGCAAACCCCCGCTCCGCCTGGACTTTTCCGTATTTCCAAAAGTTGGTTCGCAAATTGCTTAAGCCTCATCAGTACAGCGGTGGGCGGCAAGCGTCCGTCAGAAAGAGGAAAGAGCGTGGATAAGTACCTTTACGTGGCAATGACCGGCGCCAGCCAGAATGCACTGGCGCAGAAGGCCCACGCCAACAACTTGGCGAACGTTTCCACCAATGGTTTTCAACGCGACCTGGAACAGGCGCGCTCGATGCCGGTGTTCGGTGACAGCTTTCCGGCGCGGGCCTTTGCCTTGACCGAGCGCCCAGGCACGGATTTTTCCCCTGGCGCGATGATTGAAACCGGCCGTGACCTCGACGTGGCCGTCAGCGGCGACGGCTGGATGGCCGTGCAAAACCCGGATGGCGGCGAGTCCTACGTGCGCAGCGCCAGCATGAACGTCGATGCGCTGGGCGTGCTGCGGGCCGGCAACGGGATGCCGATCATGGGCAACGGCGGCCCGATTGCCGTGCCGCCCCAGCAGCAGATCGAAGTCGGCCAGGACGGCACCATCAGCATCCGCGCCATGGGCGAAGGCCCGCGAGTGATGGCTGAAGTGGACCGGATCAAGCTGGTGCAGCCCGACCTCAAGAACATGACCAAGGGCCTCGACGGCACCATCCACACCAAGGATGGCCAGCCGGCCCAGGCCGATGCCACCGTCAAGCTGACGTCGGGCTTCCTGCAGGCGAGCAACGTGAACGCCGTTGAAGAAATGACGGCGGTGCTGGCTCTGTCCAAGCAGTTCGAATTGCACATCAAGATGATGAACAGCGCCAAAGAAGACGACCAGGCCATGACTCGCGTTCTGGCGATGAGCTGATAGCAGCCACACACTAATTTTTGTAGCGCGGCGCCATAAAACAGGCGCACGAAGGAGAAGAACATGCTTCCTGCTCTATACGTTGCCAAAACCGGTTTGTCCGCCCAGGACACCAACCTGACCACCATTTCCAACAACTTGGCCAACGTGTCGACCACGGGTTTCAAGCGTGACCGCGCCGAGTTCCAGGACTTGCTCTATCAGATCAAGAAGCAGCCTGGCGCCCAGTCGACCCAGGACAGCGAATTGCCGTCGGGCCTGCAACTGGGTACCGGTGTGGCCATCGTTGGCACTCAGAAGAACTTCAGCGCCGGTAACTTGCAGCAAACCGGCCAGCCGCTGGACTTGGCGGTCAACGGTAAGGGTTTCTTCCAGATCCTGCAGCCGGACGGCACCACCACCTACACCCGCGACGGTACGTTCCACCTGGACGCCAATGGCCAGGTCGTGACCGCCAACGGTTTCGCGCTGGAGCCGGCGATTGTGGTGCCGAACAACGCCCAGACTTTCACCGTCGGCAACGACGGCACCGTGTCGATCACTGTGGCCGGCAACCCGGCCTCCCAGGTGATCGGCAACCTGCAAACCGCCGACTTCATCAACCCGGCCGGCCTGCAGGCGATTGGTAACAACCTGTTCCTGGAAACCGCGTCCAGCGGCGCGCCGCAAATCGGCACCCCTGGCCTTAACGGTTTTGGTACCACCCTGCAAAGCACCCTGGAAACGTCCAACGTCAGCACCGTTGAAGAGATGGTCAACATGATCACCACTCAGCGCGCCTACGAGATGAACTCCAAGGTGATTTCCACCGCCGACCAGATGCTTTCGTTCGTAACGCAGAATCTGTAATCAAGTCTATGGGGCGCTCTTGAAGGCGCCTGCAACACCGTGAGGTATGGGTCATGAATCGCTATGTTTCTGTTCTGGCATTGAGTGGGATTGCTGCGCTGGCGGGCTGTGTCGCGCCGACGCCAAAGCCCAATGATCCGTACTATGCGCCGGTGTTGCCACGCACGCCGTTGCCGGCGGCCGCCAACAATGGCTCGATCTACCAGGCCGGTTTCGAACAGAACCTGTACAGCGACCGCAAGGCCTTCCGGGTGGGTGACATCATCACCATCACGCTGAACGAGAAGACCCAGGCGAGCAAGAACGCCAACTCGCAGATCGGCAAGACCAGCAAGACCAGCATCGGCCTGACCTCGTTGTTTGGCGGTGTACCGAACACCAACAACCCGCTGGGCAGTGGTGACCTGAGCCTGGACGCCGGTTACAGCGGCGACCGCGCCACCAACGGCAAAAGTGCGGCGGGGCAGGGCAACAGCCTGACCGGTTCGATCACCGTGACCGTGGCCGACGTGCTGCCCAACGGCATCATTGCCGTACGCGGCGAGAAGTGGATGACCCTCAACACCGGTGACGAACTGGTGCGCATTGCGGGCATGGTTCGCGCCGACGATATCTCCACCGACAACACCGTGCCGTCGACACGGATTGCCGATGCACGCATCACCTACTCGGGTACGGGTTCGTTTGCTGACGCCAGTCAGCCGGGCTGGTTTGACCGTTTCTTCCTTAGCCCGCTGTTCCCTTTCTAGGTGATCACTTTGAACTTCAAACAGCTGATGGCTGCGATGTTGCTGCTGGCCCTGAGCGCAGGCGCCCAGGCTGAGCGCTTGAAAGACATCGCGAGCATTTCCGGCGTCCGGTCCAACCAGTTGATCGGCTACGGCCT from Pseudomonas yamanorum harbors:
- a CDS encoding 4a-hydroxytetrahydrobiopterin dehydratase, whose amino-acid sequence is MTTLNQAHCEACRADAPQVSDEELPVLIKQIPDWNIEVRDGVMQLEKVFLFKNFKFALAFTNAVGVISEAEGHHPGLLTEWGKVTVTWWSHSIKGLHRNDFIMAARTDEVAKDAEGRK
- the phhA gene encoding phenylalanine 4-monooxygenase; the protein is MKQTQYVAREPDANGFIDYPPEEHAVWNTLITRQLKVIEGRACQEYLDGIDKLGLPHDRIPQLAEVNKVLAETTGWQVARVPALIPFQTFFELLANKQFPVATFIRTREELDYLQEPDIFHEIFGHCPLLTNPWFAEFTHTYGKLGLAATKEQRVYLARLYWMTIEFGLVDTPEGRRIYGGGILSSPKETVYCLSDEPEHQAFDPLEAMRTPYRIDILQPLYFALPNLKRLFEVAQEDIMGMVERGMQLGLHAPKFPPKPKAA
- a CDS encoding sigma-54-dependent transcriptional regulator; translation: MRIKVHCQNRIGILRDILNLLVEYGVNVAKGEVGGEHGNAIYLFCPNLVNLQFQALRPQFEAIAGVFGVKRVGLMPSERRHMELNALLGALEFPVLSIDMGGSIVAANRAAAQLLGVRVDEVPGIPLSRYAEDFDLPELVRASKSRINGLRVKVKGDVFLADIAPLQSSEHDDSEAMAGAVLTLHRADRVGERIYNVRKQELRGFDSIFQSSKVMAAVVREARRMAPLDAPLLIEGETGTGKELLARACHLASPRGQSPLMALNCAGLPESMAETELFGYGPGAFEGARAEGKLGLLELTAGGTLFLDGVGEMSARLQVKLLRFLQDGCFRRVGSDEEVYLDVRVICATQVDLSELCARGEFRQDLYHRLNVLSLHIPPLRECLDGLPPLVEHFLDQASRQIGCPLPKLAPAAMDRLSHYHWPGNVRQLENVLFQAVSLCEGGTVKAEHIRLPDYGVRQPLGDFSLEGGLEEIVGRFEKAVLEQLYAEHPSSRLLGKRLGVSHTTIANKLRDYEVVKAERG
- a CDS encoding flagellar basal body rod protein FlgF, with protein sequence MDKYLYVAMTGASQNALAQKAHANNLANVSTNGFQRDLEQARSMPVFGDSFPARAFALTERPGTDFSPGAMIETGRDLDVAVSGDGWMAVQNPDGGESYVRSASMNVDALGVLRAGNGMPIMGNGGPIAVPPQQQIEVGQDGTISIRAMGEGPRVMAEVDRIKLVQPDLKNMTKGLDGTIHTKDGQPAQADATVKLTSGFLQASNVNAVEEMTAVLALSKQFELHIKMMNSAKEDDQAMTRVLAMS
- the flgG gene encoding flagellar basal-body rod protein FlgG — its product is MLPALYVAKTGLSAQDTNLTTISNNLANVSTTGFKRDRAEFQDLLYQIKKQPGAQSTQDSELPSGLQLGTGVAIVGTQKNFSAGNLQQTGQPLDLAVNGKGFFQILQPDGTTTYTRDGTFHLDANGQVVTANGFALEPAIVVPNNAQTFTVGNDGTVSITVAGNPASQVIGNLQTADFINPAGLQAIGNNLFLETASSGAPQIGTPGLNGFGTTLQSTLETSNVSTVEEMVNMITTQRAYEMNSKVISTADQMLSFVTQNL
- the flgH gene encoding flagellar basal body L-ring protein FlgH is translated as MNRYVSVLALSGIAALAGCVAPTPKPNDPYYAPVLPRTPLPAAANNGSIYQAGFEQNLYSDRKAFRVGDIITITLNEKTQASKNANSQIGKTSKTSIGLTSLFGGVPNTNNPLGSGDLSLDAGYSGDRATNGKSAAGQGNSLTGSITVTVADVLPNGIIAVRGEKWMTLNTGDELVRIAGMVRADDISTDNTVPSTRIADARITYSGTGSFADASQPGWFDRFFLSPLFPF